In Caproiciproducens sp. NJN-50, the following are encoded in one genomic region:
- a CDS encoding pyridoxamine 5'-phosphate oxidase family protein, translating to MNQIVKALEETKVFYVATVEGDQPRVRPFGAVMEYGGRIYFSTNNTKNVYHQMRKNPKVEICGCKPDGTWVRVTGRLVRDDNDGARAAMLEKMPELKSMYRVGDGKFEVLFLEDAEATLYSMTDTPKKIAG from the coding sequence ATGAATCAGATTGTGAAAGCCCTGGAGGAAACAAAGGTCTTTTACGTTGCGACGGTGGAAGGCGACCAGCCGCGGGTGCGTCCGTTCGGCGCCGTGATGGAATACGGGGGCAGAATCTATTTCAGCACGAACAACACCAAGAACGTGTACCACCAGATGAGGAAGAACCCCAAGGTGGAAATCTGCGGCTGCAAGCCGGACGGAACCTGGGTCCGCGTCACGGGCAGGCTGGTCCGCGACGACAACGACGGCGCCAGGGCCGCCATGCTGGAAAAGATGCCGGAGCTGAAAAGCATGTACCGCGTGGGCGACGGCAAATTTGAAGTTCTTTTTCTTGAGGATGCGGAGGCCACGCTCTACTCGATGACGGACACCCCGAAAAAGATTGCCGGATAG
- a CDS encoding GNAT family N-acetyltransferase, with protein sequence MDEIVIRKLKEEDREAYLQMAQDFYSSDAVDHTLPRSYFENTFRELMRSEEYAQAFFLEVRGDVAGYGLLAKTFSQEAGGMVVWAEELYIKPDYRGRGLCHAYLAYLKKHLPENVKRLRLEAEGANQRAISLYRRLGFQDLPYCQMILDF encoded by the coding sequence ATGGACGAAATCGTCATTCGGAAATTAAAAGAGGAGGACCGGGAGGCTTATCTTCAGATGGCGCAGGACTTTTATTCCTCGGATGCCGTCGACCACACTCTTCCGCGTTCCTATTTTGAAAACACATTTCGGGAGCTGATGCGGTCGGAGGAATACGCACAGGCTTTCTTTCTGGAGGTTCGCGGCGATGTGGCGGGCTACGGGCTTCTTGCCAAGACCTTTTCCCAGGAGGCGGGCGGCATGGTCGTCTGGGCCGAGGAGCTTTACATCAAGCCGGACTACCGCGGCCGCGGCCTTTGCCATGCCTATCTCGCCTATTTGAAGAAACACCTGCCGGAAAATGTGAAAAGGCTCCGGCTGGAAGCGGAGGGCGCAAATCAGCGGGCGATTTCTCTTTACCGCCGGCTGGGCTTTCAGGATCTTCCGTACTGCCAGATGATTCTGGATTTTTGA
- a CDS encoding AAA family ATPase has translation MNIKQAKEEIENTVRAYLKRDENGNYRIPPVRQRPMLLMGPPGVGKTQIVEQAARECGVALVAYTITHHTRQSAVGLPFIREKTYGGKEFSVTEYTMSEIIASVYDRMEQTGLCEGILFIDEINCVSETLAPTMLQFLQGKTFGNQKVPEGWIIVAAGNPPEYNRSAREFDIVTLDRVRKIDVQPDFSVWKEYAYRQSIHGAILSYLELRGENFYRIETTPDGAAFATARGWEDLSEMMTVCESLELEIGQDLILQYIQNPAVAKDFANYYELYQKYRDDYRVDEILNGQISERAVAMLQHARFDERLSVIGLLLSRLNSAFRDAELTDRSVEAVFERLGEWKEELKKETVDPEAVLRRLAREAADSLALRRESGRLDRDGETAESRCVRLLENYADELLRMERPGAEEAFETVKKHFGEETARKEEITETASKMLNHAFDFMSVTFGESQEMVIFVTELTVGFYSSGFILENGSEPYDRYNRSLLLGGRRREILKDIDGLST, from the coding sequence ATGAATATTAAACAGGCGAAGGAAGAAATCGAAAATACCGTGAGGGCGTATTTGAAGCGGGACGAAAACGGAAATTACCGCATCCCGCCGGTGCGCCAGCGGCCGATGCTTCTGATGGGCCCGCCCGGCGTCGGCAAGACGCAGATCGTCGAACAGGCGGCGCGGGAGTGCGGGGTGGCGCTGGTGGCCTACACCATCACGCACCACACCCGCCAAAGCGCCGTCGGTCTGCCGTTTATCCGGGAGAAGACCTACGGAGGAAAAGAGTTTTCCGTGACGGAGTACACCATGAGCGAGATCATCGCCTCCGTTTACGACCGGATGGAGCAGACGGGCCTTTGCGAAGGCATTCTGTTCATCGACGAGATCAACTGCGTCTCCGAAACGCTGGCTCCCACCATGCTGCAATTTTTGCAGGGCAAGACGTTCGGCAACCAGAAGGTGCCGGAGGGCTGGATCATCGTCGCGGCCGGCAATCCGCCGGAGTACAACCGCTCGGCGCGCGAATTCGACATCGTCACGCTGGACCGCGTGAGAAAAATCGATGTGCAGCCGGATTTCTCCGTCTGGAAGGAATACGCCTACCGGCAGTCGATCCACGGAGCGATTCTGTCCTATCTGGAGCTGCGCGGCGAGAATTTTTACCGGATCGAAACCACGCCGGACGGGGCCGCGTTCGCGACGGCGCGCGGCTGGGAGGACCTTTCCGAAATGATGACGGTCTGCGAGAGCCTGGAACTTGAAATCGGGCAGGACCTGATTCTCCAGTACATCCAGAATCCAGCCGTCGCGAAGGATTTTGCCAATTATTACGAACTTTATCAGAAGTACCGCGATGATTACCGCGTCGACGAGATCCTGAACGGGCAAATTTCGGAGCGCGCGGTCGCCATGCTGCAGCATGCCCGGTTCGACGAAAGGCTGAGCGTGATCGGCCTGCTGCTGAGCCGCCTCAACAGCGCGTTCCGGGACGCCGAGCTGACCGACCGGTCGGTTGAGGCGGTGTTTGAGCGCCTCGGCGAATGGAAGGAAGAACTGAAGAAAGAGACCGTCGACCCGGAGGCCGTATTGCGGCGGCTGGCGCGGGAGGCGGCGGACTCTCTTGCCCTGCGGCGGGAGAGCGGACGGCTCGACCGCGACGGAGAAACGGCGGAGTCCCGATGCGTCCGGCTGCTGGAGAATTACGCCGACGAACTGCTTCGAATGGAACGGCCCGGGGCCGAAGAGGCGTTCGAAACCGTGAAAAAGCACTTTGGGGAAGAGACCGCGCGAAAGGAAGAAATCACCGAAACAGCGTCGAAAATGCTGAATCACGCCTTTGATTTTATGTCGGTGACGTTTGGAGAAAGCCAGGAGATGGTGATTTTCGTCACGGAGCTGACGGTCGGATTTTACAGCTCCGGATTTATCCTGGAAAACGGTTCGGAACCGTATGACCGTTACAACCGCAGTCTGCTGCTCGGCGGCCGCAGGAGGGAAATCCTGAAGGACATCGACGGCCTTTCCACCTGA
- a CDS encoding vWA domain-containing protein, with protein sequence MADEMEERVREIGDRILKESRTDLYLSMRFLDLALSALSYEMRPGAEYLGTDGASLFYDPDLLFVRYRQNRILINRGYLHCVLHCVFRHLWKRPGEDRELWDLACDIAMESVLDGIAQRSVRQSPSWFRRNFYETLREKCKVPTAEKVYELLRTMDLNLEARMELEREFRIDDHSFWPDPQKRPPAGMPPLQQKWDDISRKMQTGMETLSKDPAEHAQAILSQVRVENRERYDYRRFLRKFAVLREEARLDPDSFDPIFYSYGLRLYGNLPLIEPQETRETRRIEDFVIAVDTSMSCSGRLVRGFLEQTYSILKDTESFFRRVNIHIVQCDETVRSDRKITNGEELRDYMDHFELIGSGGTDFRPVFRYVDELLRGKEFRRLKGLIYFTDGRGVYPEHRPPYDVAFVFLRDDFTDADVPPWAMKLILEPDDLDRKPETAENQEDWEDLPHYEY encoded by the coding sequence ATGGCGGATGAAATGGAAGAACGGGTGCGGGAGATCGGGGACCGCATTCTGAAGGAATCCCGAACGGACCTGTACCTTTCCATGCGCTTTCTCGACCTCGCGCTCAGCGCGCTCTCCTATGAGATGAGGCCGGGCGCGGAATATCTGGGAACGGACGGAGCCAGCCTTTTTTACGACCCCGATCTTCTTTTCGTCCGATACCGGCAAAACCGGATTTTGATCAACCGCGGATACCTCCACTGCGTCCTGCACTGCGTGTTCCGCCACCTCTGGAAGCGGCCCGGAGAGGACCGGGAACTGTGGGACCTCGCCTGCGACATTGCGATGGAATCCGTGCTGGACGGGATCGCGCAGCGCTCCGTGCGGCAGTCCCCCTCCTGGTTCCGGCGAAATTTTTACGAAACGCTCCGCGAAAAATGCAAGGTGCCGACGGCGGAGAAAGTCTACGAGCTGCTCCGGACGATGGACCTGAATCTCGAGGCGCGCATGGAACTTGAGCGGGAGTTTCGGATCGACGACCACTCTTTCTGGCCGGACCCGCAGAAAAGACCGCCCGCCGGAATGCCGCCGCTCCAACAGAAATGGGACGACATCAGCCGGAAAATGCAGACCGGCATGGAGACCCTCTCGAAAGACCCCGCCGAACACGCACAGGCGATTCTTTCCCAGGTCCGGGTGGAAAACAGGGAGCGGTATGATTACCGGCGCTTTCTTCGGAAATTCGCCGTTCTGCGGGAGGAGGCACGGCTGGACCCGGACTCGTTCGACCCGATCTTTTATTCCTACGGCCTGCGCCTTTACGGCAACCTGCCGCTGATCGAACCGCAGGAAACGCGCGAGACCCGCCGGATCGAGGATTTCGTGATCGCCGTGGACACCTCGATGTCCTGCTCCGGCCGTCTGGTGCGCGGGTTTCTGGAGCAGACCTATTCCATTCTGAAAGATACCGAAAGCTTCTTCCGCCGGGTCAACATCCACATCGTCCAGTGCGACGAAACGGTCCGGTCCGACCGGAAGATCACGAACGGGGAAGAACTGCGGGATTATATGGATCACTTCGAGCTGATCGGCAGCGGCGGCACGGATTTCCGTCCGGTGTTCCGCTATGTGGACGAGTTGCTCCGCGGGAAGGAGTTCCGGCGCCTCAAGGGGCTGATCTATTTTACGGATGGACGGGGCGTTTACCCGGAACACAGACCGCCCTACGACGTCGCCTTCGTCTTTCTGCGGGACGATTTCACCGACGCGGATGTGCCGCCGTGGGCCATGAAGCTGATCCTGGAGCCGGACGATCTGGACCGGAAACCGGAAACGGCGGAAAATCAAGAAGACTGGGAGGACCTGCCTCATTATGAATATTAA
- a CDS encoding leucine-rich repeat protein: protein MRYIAVPGGASVFSCSGSGASVRVPDEIGGLPVREIGAYAFSSPETAGAQLPPGAEIREALTDEAEAPGGGERFLGGASLREIRLPSGLRSIGAYAFYNCTGLSLLSLGEGPAQVGNGAFMNCAALGRIAVVAPAGAKTCLRGILAELQREVRVVFRSEKEESVWIFPEYYEESVENCPARIFEHFIHGAGFRYRQCFRGDGLDAEGYDAQFPLARSETAPETLLRIALERLRRPVHLTEAAAERYRSCLKNNAAAAACLLVREDDPDGLLFLSANGVFTPESLAAAAEEASRLERAECLCVLLDERHRRFAPKKKTYDL, encoded by the coding sequence GTGCGATATATCGCCGTTCCGGGCGGCGCGTCCGTCTTTTCCTGTTCGGGATCGGGCGCGTCCGTCCGCGTCCCCGACGAGATCGGCGGGCTGCCGGTGCGGGAAATCGGCGCCTACGCGTTTTCCTCTCCGGAAACCGCCGGGGCGCAGCTTCCTCCGGGCGCCGAAATCCGCGAGGCCCTGACGGACGAAGCCGAGGCGCCCGGCGGCGGGGAGCGGTTTCTCGGCGGGGCGTCCCTTCGGGAGATCCGGCTGCCTTCGGGATTGAGGTCGATCGGGGCCTATGCGTTTTACAACTGCACCGGCCTGTCGCTCCTCTCTTTGGGAGAGGGGCCCGCGCAGGTCGGAAACGGGGCGTTCATGAACTGCGCGGCCCTCGGAAGGATCGCGGTCGTAGCCCCTGCGGGCGCGAAAACCTGTCTGCGGGGAATTCTCGCGGAGCTTCAGCGGGAGGTCCGCGTCGTCTTCCGCTCCGAAAAAGAGGAGTCCGTCTGGATTTTTCCGGAGTATTATGAGGAATCCGTCGAAAATTGCCCCGCCCGCATTTTTGAGCATTTCATCCACGGGGCGGGCTTCCGCTACCGGCAGTGCTTCCGGGGGGACGGGCTGGATGCGGAAGGCTACGACGCGCAGTTTCCGCTGGCCCGGAGCGAAACGGCCCCGGAAACACTGCTGCGCATCGCGCTGGAGCGCCTGCGCCGACCGGTCCACCTGACGGAAGCCGCGGCGGAACGCTACCGCTCCTGCCTGAAAAATAACGCGGCTGCCGCCGCGTGCCTGCTGGTCCGGGAAGACGATCCGGACGGGCTCTTGTTTCTTTCGGCAAACGGCGTCTTCACTCCCGAAAGCCTCGCGGCCGCGGCGGAGGAAGCTTCCCGGCTGGAGCGGGCGGAGTGTCTCTGCGTTCTGCTCGATGAACGGCACCGCCGCTTCGCCCCGAAGAAAAAGACCTATGACCTGTAA
- a CDS encoding M42 family metallopeptidase has translation MKFILNQLKKLTSIDSPSGFTGEVTRYTMEEFRKLGFQPYLTNKGCVVCDLGGEGDPLILSAHIDTLGGMVAEIKKNGRLRITNIGGLNANNCETENCRIRTRSGKVFEGTLQMNDPSIHVNNKFSEQSRTFDDMEVVVDEDVKEKEDAGKLGIRAGDFVCFDPRTVVTQSGYIKSRFLDDKLSVAILLGLAKRISEKKLSLKRKVYAFITVYEEVGHGACGALPADAKEILSVDMGCVGEGLSCTERMVSICSKDSRGPYDYEVTTELIRCAEQAKLDFAVDVYPFYGSDADAALAAGYDLKHGLIGAGVYASHGYERSHVDGADNTLKLLERYVGRD, from the coding sequence ATGAAATTTATTCTGAACCAGCTCAAAAAGCTGACTTCGATCGACAGTCCCAGTGGGTTTACCGGTGAAGTGACGCGGTACACGATGGAGGAATTCCGGAAGTTGGGGTTTCAGCCGTATCTGACCAACAAAGGCTGCGTGGTCTGCGATCTGGGCGGCGAGGGGGACCCGCTGATCCTTTCCGCCCATATCGACACGCTCGGCGGCATGGTGGCCGAAATCAAGAAGAACGGCAGGCTGCGCATTACGAACATCGGCGGCCTGAACGCGAACAACTGCGAAACGGAAAACTGCCGCATCCGCACGCGTTCCGGCAAGGTTTTCGAGGGAACGCTCCAGATGAACGACCCTTCCATTCACGTCAACAACAAATTTTCCGAGCAGAGCAGGACCTTTGACGACATGGAGGTCGTGGTGGATGAAGATGTGAAGGAAAAAGAGGACGCCGGGAAGCTGGGCATCCGCGCCGGGGACTTTGTCTGCTTCGACCCGCGCACGGTCGTGACTCAAAGCGGATACATCAAGAGCCGTTTTCTGGACGACAAGCTGTCCGTGGCGATCCTTCTGGGCCTTGCGAAACGGATCTCCGAGAAGAAACTGTCCCTGAAACGGAAGGTTTACGCATTCATCACCGTGTACGAGGAGGTCGGGCACGGAGCCTGCGGCGCGCTGCCCGCGGACGCGAAGGAGATCCTCAGCGTGGACATGGGCTGCGTGGGGGAGGGCCTTTCCTGCACCGAACGCATGGTGAGCATCTGCTCAAAGGACTCCCGCGGACCGTATGACTACGAGGTCACGACGGAGCTGATCCGCTGCGCGGAACAGGCAAAACTTGACTTTGCAGTGGATGTTTATCCGTTTTACGGGTCGGATGCGGATGCGGCGCTGGCCGCGGGCTACGACCTGAAGCACGGCCTGATCGGGGCCGGGGTGTACGCGTCCCACGGGTACGAGCGGTCCCATGTGGACGGCGCCGACAACACCTTGAAGCTGCTGGAGCGGTATGTGGGCCGGGATTGA
- a CDS encoding Type 1 glutamine amidotransferase-like domain-containing protein has product MVLLTSNGLSSRSLLEEVGKQLPSREKRAAMITTASVGYKDRDWHVPKLTAQLESLGLSVDCFDLDTQESELLKAYDLIEIIGGNPFYLLRQMKCAACGDFFRDFAEGKIIVGISAGSIVLQKDIRLVAGFSPELNEEVGLTDLSGLHLTDVEILPHYHRMLSEIPNLEERTAEYERKHACKVIRLDDGQGILTGRETSHVLIK; this is encoded by the coding sequence ATGGTGCTTCTGACTTCGAATGGTTTATCATCCCGGTCTTTGCTGGAAGAAGTGGGAAAGCAGCTGCCTTCCCGTGAAAAAAGGGCCGCGATGATCACCACCGCTTCCGTCGGATACAAGGACAGGGACTGGCATGTTCCGAAGCTGACCGCGCAGCTGGAATCCCTGGGTCTGTCCGTGGATTGTTTCGACCTTGACACGCAGGAGTCGGAACTGCTCAAAGCCTATGATTTGATCGAAATCATAGGGGGAAATCCTTTTTATCTGCTCCGGCAGATGAAGTGCGCGGCATGCGGAGACTTCTTCAGAGATTTTGCGGAGGGCAAAATTATCGTCGGAATCAGCGCGGGCAGCATCGTTCTGCAAAAGGACATCCGGCTGGTTGCCGGATTCAGCCCGGAGCTGAATGAGGAAGTCGGCTTGACCGACCTGTCGGGACTGCATCTGACGGATGTCGAAATTCTTCCGCATTATCACAGAATGCTGTCGGAGATTCCGAATCTGGAAGAGCGGACGGCGGAATATGAGAGAAAGCATGCATGTAAAGTAATCAGGCTTGACGACGGACAGGGCATCCTTACCGGGAGGGAAACAAGTCATGTTCTGATCAAATAA
- a CDS encoding patatin-like phospholipase family protein yields MTGVIDVGGGLRGIYGAGVFDYCLDHGIEFDYCIGVSAGSANIASFLGKQKGRNYRFYMEYAFRRQYMSLHNLIHTGSYIDMDYVYGELSNLNGENPLNYEAIKNSHSQMKVVALNAVSGGSTYFDKNDMAQDSYHILKASSSIPVVCRPYSVDGIPYYDGGIADPVPIRKAFGDGCDRVAVILTKPRDTVRVQKKDAPFARLLRRRYPKAAENLLLRYRKYNEGVALAKDYAKRGKALIIAPDDCCGMSTLTKKKSCIDQMYRKGYADARALPAFLHRTDTISA; encoded by the coding sequence ATGACGGGAGTGATCGACGTCGGCGGAGGACTGCGTGGAATTTACGGCGCCGGAGTTTTCGACTATTGCCTGGACCATGGAATCGAGTTTGACTATTGCATCGGCGTGTCGGCCGGCAGCGCGAACATTGCCTCTTTTCTTGGAAAGCAAAAAGGCAGGAATTACCGGTTTTATATGGAATACGCTTTCCGCAGGCAGTACATGAGCCTGCACAATCTGATCCACACAGGCTCCTATATCGACATGGATTATGTTTATGGCGAGCTTTCCAATTTGAACGGGGAAAATCCGCTGAACTATGAAGCGATTAAAAACTCGCACAGTCAGATGAAAGTCGTCGCGCTGAACGCGGTGAGCGGAGGAAGCACCTATTTTGACAAAAACGACATGGCGCAGGACAGTTACCATATTTTGAAGGCGTCGTCCAGCATCCCCGTCGTCTGCAGGCCCTATTCCGTGGACGGAATTCCGTATTACGACGGCGGAATCGCCGACCCCGTGCCGATCCGGAAGGCTTTTGGCGACGGATGCGACAGGGTCGCCGTCATTCTGACAAAGCCGCGGGACACGGTGCGGGTGCAGAAAAAAGACGCGCCGTTTGCCAGGCTGCTGCGCCGCCGATACCCCAAAGCCGCCGAAAACCTGCTGCTGCGCTACCGCAAATACAACGAGGGCGTCGCCCTCGCAAAGGACTACGCGAAACGCGGGAAAGCGCTCATCATCGCGCCGGACGACTGCTGCGGAATGAGCACGCTGACGAAGAAGAAAAGCTGTATCGACCAGATGTACCGCAAGGGATATGCCGACGCGCGCGCGCTTCCGGCGTTTCTGCACCGGACGGATACGATTTCCGCATAA
- a CDS encoding LytTR family DNA-binding domain-containing protein, with protein sequence MKVRIEVTDDLEEDEVLIRCGRVDQTIRKIHQFILDQSKPGPKITFYRQNQEYYFPLEDVLFFEAEGDHVYAHTADGAYLVKYRLYELEQILPRSFARAAKSAIVNVLRIYSITRDLTSSSLIQFAGTYKQVYASRYYYGELRRRLNERGTHEI encoded by the coding sequence ATGAAGGTTCGAATTGAAGTGACCGATGACCTGGAGGAAGACGAGGTCCTGATCCGCTGCGGCCGCGTGGATCAGACCATCCGGAAAATACACCAGTTCATTCTGGACCAGTCCAAGCCGGGACCGAAAATCACCTTTTATCGGCAGAATCAGGAATACTATTTTCCGCTGGAGGATGTTTTGTTCTTTGAAGCGGAGGGCGATCACGTCTACGCCCACACGGCCGACGGAGCCTACCTGGTCAAATACCGGCTGTATGAGCTGGAGCAGATTCTTCCCCGCAGCTTCGCCAGGGCGGCAAAGTCCGCCATCGTGAATGTTCTGAGGATCTATTCCATCACGCGGGACCTCACTTCCTCCAGCCTGATCCAGTTCGCGGGCACCTACAAACAGGTTTACGCGTCCCGGTATTATTACGGGGAACTGCGGCGGCGGTTAAATGAAAGGGGAACACATGAGATATAG
- a CDS encoding LiaF transmembrane domain-containing protein codes for MRYRNWFWGIFFLAAAVFVIASQTGAFASIGFWSIAATVLLAAVLISSLTDLNFFGLFLSAALLYLIYQHPLHLVIFPFWQLVLAAVFASTGFSMIFHSRYRHHWHRYSHYNGADKSDQKTEESIDGNDIFIKTNFSESCKYPHSDNLHSARLASSFGKLSVFFDQVQLGPEGAEAGVDVSFGEMILYVPKSWRVVDHVHAAFGAVNSNLDTASADAGAPALTLTGSVSFGNLVIRYT; via the coding sequence ATGAGATATAGAAATTGGTTTTGGGGCATTTTCTTTTTGGCGGCGGCGGTTTTCGTGATTGCAAGCCAGACCGGCGCGTTCGCCAGCATCGGATTCTGGAGCATCGCCGCGACCGTACTGCTTGCGGCCGTGTTGATCAGCAGCCTGACGGATCTGAATTTTTTCGGTCTGTTCCTTTCCGCGGCTCTGCTCTACCTGATCTATCAGCACCCGCTCCATCTGGTTATTTTTCCGTTTTGGCAGCTGGTGCTGGCGGCCGTTTTTGCCTCGACCGGGTTCAGCATGATCTTCCACAGCCGTTATCGCCATCATTGGCACCGGTACAGCCATTACAATGGAGCGGATAAGTCCGATCAAAAAACAGAGGAATCCATCGACGGCAACGATATTTTCATCAAAACGAATTTTAGCGAGTCCTGCAAATACCCGCACTCCGACAATCTCCACAGCGCCCGTCTCGCTTCCTCTTTCGGCAAGCTGAGCGTTTTCTTCGATCAGGTTCAGCTCGGTCCGGAGGGCGCGGAGGCCGGCGTCGACGTGAGCTTCGGAGAAATGATCCTCTATGTGCCGAAAAGCTGGCGTGTGGTCGATCATGTCCACGCGGCATTCGGGGCCGTGAACAGCAACCTTGACACGGCGTCGGCCGACGCCGGAGCGCCGGCGCTCACCCTGACCGGCAGCGTGTCGTTCGGCAACCTCGTCATCCGTTACACATAA
- a CDS encoding bis(5'-nucleosyl)-tetraphosphatase, with the protein MNQEKSCGAVVYSKAGGTLKYLLIRHVNGGHWSFPKGHVEAGENEKQTALREIREETGLNVTLDPGFRRIASYSPAEGVWKNVIYFTAEANDPRLKTQAAEILEAGWYPFSEAKRKITYPNDAALFQEADAYLRERGRV; encoded by the coding sequence ATGAATCAGGAAAAATCCTGCGGAGCGGTTGTTTATTCTAAGGCCGGCGGAACTTTGAAATACCTTCTGATCCGGCACGTCAACGGCGGGCACTGGTCCTTTCCCAAGGGTCACGTGGAAGCCGGGGAAAATGAAAAACAAACCGCGCTGCGCGAGATCCGGGAGGAAACCGGGCTGAACGTCACTCTCGACCCCGGATTCCGCCGGATCGCATCTTACAGCCCGGCGGAGGGGGTCTGGAAAAACGTGATCTACTTTACAGCGGAAGCCAATGACCCTCGGCTGAAGACACAGGCGGCGGAGATACTGGAGGCCGGGTGGTATCCTTTCAGTGAAGCAAAAAGAAAAATTACCTATCCGAACGACGCCGCACTTTTTCAGGAGGCGGACGCATACCTCAGGGAACGCGGCAGGGTCTGA
- a CDS encoding GH25 family lysozyme, with protein sequence MNERWIDVSAHNGTIDWAKAAASGIRGAILRAGYGNSVSQTDSQFKSNISAAAAAGLKTAVYWFGYADSESDAMAEWSVCKQVIEPYRGSILFLAYDYEYASVNYYRKMHGTAPSNELINSMVGTFLGAAKKDGWNPVLYLNNDYRTNIYSAETLGLWDLWLADYSAGPDVACAVQQTSNSGTVPGISGTVDLDIVFHDFSKTATSVQIDTTMDLSRPHGQYYTVKTVCPQQVSVTAGTGGIVTIVPFPKSGNEQLFALVAVGFTGTETGIYTAAPGEKPLKRFIFRVT encoded by the coding sequence ATGAACGAGCGGTGGATTGATGTCTCCGCCCATAACGGCACGATCGACTGGGCGAAAGCGGCGGCTTCCGGCATTCGGGGCGCGATTCTGCGGGCCGGTTACGGAAACAGTGTTTCACAGACGGACTCACAGTTTAAAAGCAATATCAGCGCAGCGGCGGCGGCTGGTTTGAAAACGGCCGTGTACTGGTTTGGATACGCCGATTCCGAATCCGACGCCATGGCGGAATGGTCGGTCTGCAAGCAGGTGATTGAGCCATACCGCGGCAGCATCCTGTTTCTCGCTTACGATTATGAATACGCATCCGTAAACTACTACAGGAAGATGCACGGAACGGCTCCGTCCAACGAGCTGATCAACAGCATGGTCGGAACATTTCTGGGCGCTGCAAAAAAGGACGGCTGGAACCCCGTTCTGTATTTGAACAACGATTACCGTACGAATATTTACTCTGCCGAAACGCTCGGATTGTGGGACCTCTGGCTTGCCGATTACAGCGCCGGACCGGACGTTGCCTGCGCCGTGCAGCAGACGTCTAATTCCGGTACGGTGCCGGGAATTTCCGGAACCGTGGATTTGGACATCGTATTCCACGATTTTTCAAAAACGGCGACTTCGGTGCAGATTGACACCACCATGGACCTTTCCCGCCCTCACGGCCAGTATTATACGGTGAAAACCGTCTGTCCGCAGCAGGTGTCCGTTACGGCCGGGACCGGCGGAATCGTCACCATCGTGCCGTTTCCCAAAAGCGGGAACGAACAGCTGTTTGCCCTGGTGGCCGTCGGCTTCACCGGAACGGAAACAGGAATCTACACGGCCGCTCCGGGGGAAAAGCCCCTGAAGCGCTTTATTTTCCGCGTCACGTAA
- a CDS encoding DUF488 domain-containing protein: MALQIKRVYDPFQTSDGIRLLVDRLWPRGISKEKAHLDGWVKELAPSRELRMWFGHKADRLEEFGMLYRKELDADAGAQAAARQIILQSRENTVTLLYGAKDPKINHAIVLKEYLGSKALSE; encoded by the coding sequence ATGGCGCTGCAAATAAAACGGGTTTATGATCCTTTTCAAACAAGTGACGGGATACGCTTGCTGGTGGATCGTCTGTGGCCGCGAGGCATATCCAAAGAAAAAGCGCATCTGGATGGCTGGGTAAAAGAACTCGCCCCCAGCCGCGAACTTCGGATGTGGTTTGGGCATAAAGCGGATCGTTTGGAGGAATTCGGCATGCTTTATCGAAAGGAACTGGATGCGGATGCCGGAGCGCAGGCGGCCGCCCGGCAGATCATTCTTCAAAGCAGGGAAAATACGGTTACCCTGTTGTATGGGGCAAAAGACCCGAAAATCAATCATGCGATTGTCCTGAAGGAATATCTGGGATCGAAAGCTTTGTCCGAATGA